A genome region from Bradyrhizobium sp. WSM1417 includes the following:
- a CDS encoding succinate dehydrogenase assembly factor 2, with translation MTGTTRSSNGLDDRRKRLLFRCWHRGTREMDLILGRFADAEIGNLSEDELTQLETLLEEADPDLYAAITGDKVLAAEVIGPLFARIKAFPIADRDV, from the coding sequence ATGACGGGAACGACACGATCGAGCAACGGGCTGGACGACCGCCGCAAGCGGCTTCTCTTCCGCTGCTGGCACCGCGGCACGCGCGAGATGGACCTGATCCTCGGCCGCTTCGCGGATGCCGAGATCGGCAACCTGTCCGAAGACGAGCTGACGCAACTCGAGACCCTGCTTGAAGAGGCCGATCCCGACCTCTATGCCGCCATCACCGGCGACAAGGTGCTTGCCGCCGAAGTCATCGGCCCGCTGTTTGCGCGCATCAAGGCGTTTCCGATCGCGGACCGCGACGTATGA